In Carassius carassius chromosome 19, fCarCar2.1, whole genome shotgun sequence, a single genomic region encodes these proteins:
- the LOC132095537 gene encoding fidgetin, whose product MQWTPEHAQWAEQHFDISSTTRSPAHKAEAYRGHLQRTYQYAWANDDISALTASNLLKKYAEKYSGILEGPSERALLCSYSESAPGLLNGRKLESEVWQEGIYPMSCAADVVSASKTGMTAALPPPDVTASVGSSTGVASSLSEPSYSSSNCGNHASTALHSGIPSQEFASSYNGSYLHCTYSGGQSTPALPSPHPSPLHSAGLLQPPPPTLVPSYNASSPNLSSYNYPPAGYPPQTAVAPGYSPGGAPPPSAYLPSGIAAPTPLPPSTLPGYSYQSHSHAPIAPTPLNGSSANTLKRKAFYMTGQGDMDSSYGNFNYSQQRSAQSPMYRMPDNSLVDSTRGNGFDRNADTSSLAFKPTKQSMPPDQQRKFGSQSGRALTPPSYGSSKGSLGSLRPGESFGKFGSPVLSDHGDDNRQHHPHSIGTATSSSHPAEEKLKNSDANLVEMVTTEILQQTPPVDWSDIAGLEMAKATIKDEVLWPILRPDMYSGMATLPHSILLFGPQGTGRTLLGRCMASQLGAAFLLLSGSALVTKWLGEGEKIIQASFLVARCRQPSVVFISDVDLLLSAQLSEESPVNRIKSELLFQLDGVLSSPEEHVLVVCSTSKPEEIDESLRRYFVKRLLVPLPDATARHQIISQLLSQHNYCLSDKEVALLVQRTDGFSGLDVVRLCQEAMVGPLHGMSGADLSGMIPGQMRPVSYQDFENVFCKIQPSISQKELDTYTEWNKMFGCSQ is encoded by the coding sequence ATGCAGTGGACCCCAGAGCATGCGCAGTGGGCCGAGCAACATTTTGACATTTCATCCACCACACGTTCCCCCGCACATAAAGCAGAGGCATACCGCGGACACCTGCAGAGAACCTACCAGTATGCCTGGGCCAATGACGATATATCAGCACTGACAGCCTCCAACCTTCTGAAGAAGTATGCAGAGAAGTATTCCGGTATCCTGGAGGGTCCCAGTGAGCGGGCGCTCCTGTGCTCGTACTCCGAGAGTGCCCCAGGACTCTTGAACGGACGCAAGTTGGAGAGTGAAGTATGGCAGGAGGGGATCTACCCAATGAGCTGTGCTGCAGATGTGGTTTCTGCAAGTAAGACCGGCATGACGGCCGCGCTTCCTCCTCCAGATGTGACGGCAAGTGTCGGCAGCTCCACAGGGGTGGCGAGTAGCTTGAGCGAGCCCAGCTACTCCAGCAGTAACTGTGGGAATCATGCGTCTACTGCTCTGCACTCGGGGATCCCCTCTCAGGAATTTGCTAGCAGTTACAATGGCTCGTACTTGCATTGCACTTACAGTGGCGGCCAAAGCACACCAGCTCTCCCGTCCCCACATCCCTCACCTTTGCACAGCGCTGGGCTCCTTCAGCCTCCACCTCCAACCCTAGTGCCCAGCTACAATGCAAGTTCCCCCAATCTCTCCAGTTACAATTACCCTCCAGCAGGTTATCCCCCACAGACTGCTGTTGCCCCAGGCTACAGCCCAGGTGGAGCACCCCCTCCCTCAGCTTACTTGCCCTCAGGCATTGCTGCCCCCACTCCCCTACCCCCTTCCACCCTTCCCGGTTACTCCTACCAGTCCCACAGCCATGCGCCAATTGCACCAACACCTTTGAACGGCAGCTCGGCAAACACActgaaaagaaaagcattttacaTGACAGGCCAGGGAGATATGGACTCCAGTTATGGAAATTTTAACTACAGCCAGCAGCGTTCTGCTCAAAGCCCCATGTACAGAATGCCAGACAACAGTCTTGTTGACTCAACCAGAGGGAATGGATTTGACAGGAATGCTGACACTTCATCTTTGGCATTTAAGCCCACAAAGCAGTCAATGCCACCAGATCAGCAGCGGAAATTTGGCAGCCAGTCCGGCAGGGCATTAACCCCTCCTTCTTACGGATCCTCCAAAGGTTCCTTGGGATCCCTGCGGCCAGGCGAGTCATTTGGAAAGTTCGGTTCCCCTGTTTTGAGTGACCACGGTGatgacaacagacagcatcacCCCCATTCCATTGGCACGGCCACTTCATCCAGCCATCCTGCTGAGGAGAAATTAAAAAACAGTGATGCTAATTTGGTAGAGATGGTCACCACTGAGATTCTGCAGCAGACACCCCCTGTGGACTGGAGTGACATTGCTGGACTGGAGATGGCAAAAGCCACAATCAAAGATGAGGTCCTGTGGCCTATTCTAAGGCCAGACATGTACAGCGGTATGGCCACATTACCTCACAGCATCCTTCTCTTTGGACCTCAGGGCACGGGCCGGACTCTGCTTGGCCGGTGTATGGCCAGTCAGCTTGGCGCAGCTTTCCTCCTCCTTAGTGGCTCAGCACTGGTCACAAAATGGCTTGGAGAGGGTGAGAAAATCATCCAGGCCTCGTTCCTTGTTGCTCGCTGCCGGCAGCCTTCAGTGGTTTTCATCAGCGATGTAGATCTGCTTTTGTCTGCCCAGTTGAGCGAAGAAAGTCCTGTGAACCGAATCAAGAGTGAACTCCTCTTCCAGCTTGATGGAGTTCTGAGTTCTCCAGAGGAACATGTTCTAGTAGTATGTTCCACCAGCAAACCTGAAGAGATTGATGAGTCTCTACGAAGGTACTTTGTTAAGCGGTTGCTCGTCCCCTTACCGGATGCCACCGCACGACACCAGATAATCAGCCAGCTGCTCTCACAGCACAACTACTGCCTCAGCGACAAAGAGGTTGCACTGCTTGTTCAGCGGACAGACGGCTTCTCTGGGTTGGATGTGGTCCGACTTTGCCAGGAGGCCATGGTTGGGCCTCTCCATGGCATGTCCGGTGCAGACCTTTCTGGAATGATCCCAGGTCAGATGAGACCGGTGTCATACCAAGACTTTGAGAATGTGTTTTGCAAAATCCAACCCAGCATATCACAGAAAGAACTCGATACATACACTGAATGGAATAAGATGTTTGGTTGTAGTCAGTAA